ACAGACAAGAATTCATCAATGTAGTCAAAAGAGAACTTACAAAAGATTGTAGTGATTTATACTTTAATATTTTAAAAGAGACCGAGTCTGACATTTATTTTGAATGGTCACACGATGGTTGTGGTGGATATCCAACTGGATCTGAAATCAGTCGATTGGCCTCTGATGAAGAAAAATCTTATCTATTTACTTTCGCTTCCAACGAGCACAAACTCTCCAAAACTCAAAAAGATATTTACCTAAGCATTTTAGAAAAAGAGAAATAGGGCGTTCCCAATCAATATAAGATTAAAATTTATAATCCAAAGGGTCGGGCCAATCCGGGGTGCGCTTACGCTCCCGTCACCTTCCATTTCACAATGGCAGGTGACCAAACCCTACTTGTCCCTAACGTTGGATCTATTGATCATATTGATGTATGTAAGTTTTATAATCGATACTATTTTCCTTTTTGTGCCCAAAAGAAAATCAAAACAAGTAAACCAATCCCAGTGAGTCCAATGAGTTGCCACCAACCGCTCATTCCCACATCATGCAAACGTCTCGCACCAACACTGATACTGGGAAGGAAAATTCCAATCGAGAATACAATTCCTAAAATTGGAAGGAACATATTCAATAAAAAAGTTACAATGAAAGTAAAGGCAACCCAATACCAAAATTCTGGTCGTTTTGATTTTCCGTTAAAATCTACATATTTTTGAAAACATACCTTGATTGCATCTTGGAATGACATAAAAATTTACCTACCTTGTTTTATGATTATTTAAAATCACCAAACTGCCAAAGTAGAGTTCATTTTGTTTTGATTGTAAAGAAAAAAAGAAATCATTTTTGATTTTATTCATCAGCTAACAAATATATAGTGAACTTTGTTTTTCCAACTTCACTTTCAAACTCAATACGGCCATTCAGTTTGTTAACCACTTTACGACATATATCTAAACCCAAACCAACACCTTCACCTTTGGATTTTGTCGTAAAAAATGGTTCGAATATTCTATTTTGGATTTCTTTCGGGATTCCACATCCATAATCGATAAAACTGACCTTAATCCATGGACCTTCCTCTTCGATAAAAATTTCAATCGTTCCTTCATATGAAATTGCATAAAGTGCATTATTTAACAAATTTACCCAGACTAAATTTAGATTATCTCGATTCCCCTTACATTTACGATTGGAATTAAAAT
The Leptospira bouyouniensis DNA segment above includes these coding regions:
- a CDS encoding DUF805 domain-containing protein, with amino-acid sequence MSFQDAIKVCFQKYVDFNGKSKRPEFWYWVAFTFIVTFLLNMFLPILGIVFSIGIFLPSISVGARRLHDVGMSGWWQLIGLTGIGLLVLIFFWAQKGK